Proteins found in one Pseudomonas sp. P8_241 genomic segment:
- a CDS encoding Zn-dependent hydrolase translates to MNAAIDVLQSTHQHINRDRLWQSLMELAKLGATVKGGVCRLALTDLDRQARDIFVNWCTDAGCTVSIDAVGNIFARRPGRNPDLPPVMTGSHIDTQPTGGKFDGCFGVLAGVEVLRTLNDLNIETEAPLEVVVWTNEEGSRFAPCMMGSGVFAEKFTLEETLAKVDAEGVTVGEALNAIGYAGPRKVSGHKVGAYFEAHIEQGPILEDERKTIGVVMGALGQKWFDLKLRGVEAHAGPTPMHLRKDALVGAAVIVGAVNRAALAHQPHACGTVGCLQAYPGSRNVIPGEVRMTLDFRHLEPARLDSMIAQVREVIETTCDEHGLTFELTPTADFPPLYFDKGCVEAVRGAAQGLGLSHMDIVSGAGHDAIFLAELGPAGMIFVPCEGGISHNEIENAAPDDLAAGCAVLLRAMLAASAALACAQTPL, encoded by the coding sequence ATGAACGCGGCCATAGACGTTCTGCAATCCACCCATCAGCACATCAACCGCGACCGGCTGTGGCAGTCGCTCATGGAACTGGCCAAACTCGGCGCGACGGTCAAGGGCGGCGTCTGTCGCCTGGCCCTGACTGACCTGGATCGGCAGGCCCGTGACATCTTCGTCAATTGGTGTACCGATGCAGGCTGCACCGTCAGCATTGACGCGGTAGGCAATATTTTCGCCCGGCGCCCGGGACGCAATCCGGATCTGCCGCCAGTGATGACCGGCAGCCACATCGACACCCAACCCACTGGCGGCAAGTTCGACGGCTGCTTCGGTGTGCTGGCGGGCGTCGAAGTGCTGCGTACCCTCAACGACCTGAACATCGAAACCGAAGCGCCGCTGGAGGTGGTGGTCTGGACCAACGAAGAGGGCTCTCGCTTCGCCCCGTGCATGATGGGCTCCGGCGTCTTCGCCGAGAAATTCACCCTGGAGGAAACCCTGGCCAAGGTCGACGCCGAGGGCGTGACAGTTGGCGAAGCGCTCAACGCCATCGGTTACGCGGGACCGCGCAAGGTCAGCGGGCACAAGGTTGGCGCTTACTTTGAAGCGCACATCGAGCAAGGCCCGATCCTTGAAGACGAACGCAAAACCATCGGCGTGGTGATGGGCGCACTCGGGCAAAAATGGTTTGACCTGAAACTGCGCGGCGTCGAAGCGCATGCCGGTCCGACCCCCATGCACTTGCGCAAGGACGCCCTGGTCGGCGCTGCGGTGATCGTCGGTGCGGTCAATCGCGCAGCACTCGCTCATCAGCCTCACGCCTGTGGCACGGTCGGCTGCCTGCAAGCCTATCCCGGTTCACGTAACGTCATCCCGGGTGAAGTGCGCATGACCCTCGATTTCCGGCACCTGGAACCGGCCCGGCTGGATTCGATGATTGCCCAGGTGCGCGAAGTCATCGAGACCACCTGCGATGAACACGGCCTGACCTTTGAGCTCACGCCAACCGCCGATTTCCCGCCGCTGTACTTCGACAAAGGTTGCGTCGAAGCCGTACGCGGTGCCGCCCAGGGGTTGGGACTGTCGCACATGGACATCGTCAGCGGTGCCGGGCACGACGCGATCTTCCTCGCCGAACTCGGCCCGGCCGGGATGATTTTTGTGCCATGCGAGGGCGGCATCAGCCACAACGAAATCGAAAACGCCGCGCCGGATGATCTGGCCGCCGGGTGCGCGGTGTTGCTGCGAGCGATGCTGGCGGCGTCGGCAGCGTTGGCCTGCGCTCAAACACCCCTGTAG
- a CDS encoding NAD-dependent epimerase/dehydratase family protein, translated as MTTTATAQTPFNRLLLTGAAGGLGKVLRESLRPYANVIRLSDIADIAPAIDDREEVVPCDLSDKQAVHQLVEGVDAILHFGGASTERSFEEILGANICGVFHIYEAARRHGVKRVIFASSNHVIGFYKQDEVIDAHSPRRPDSYYGLSKSYGEDMATFYFDRYGIETVSVRIGSSFPEPHNRRMMSTWLSFSDLTQLLERALYTPNVGHTVVYGMSDNKDIWWDNRYASALGYVAQDSSEVFREKIEAQPFPAADDPARIYQGGAFCTAGPFGD; from the coding sequence ATGACGACCACTGCAACCGCCCAAACGCCCTTCAATCGCCTGCTGCTGACCGGCGCCGCCGGTGGCCTTGGTAAAGTCTTGCGAGAAAGCCTGCGCCCTTACGCCAATGTGATTCGCCTGTCGGACATCGCCGACATCGCCCCGGCCATCGATGACCGTGAAGAAGTGGTCCCCTGCGATCTGTCCGACAAGCAAGCGGTGCATCAACTGGTCGAAGGCGTGGACGCGATCCTGCACTTTGGCGGCGCGTCGACCGAGCGCTCGTTCGAAGAGATCCTCGGCGCCAACATCTGCGGCGTGTTCCACATCTACGAAGCCGCGCGCCGCCATGGCGTGAAACGCGTGATCTTCGCCAGTTCCAACCATGTCATCGGCTTCTACAAGCAGGACGAAGTCATCGACGCCCACTCTCCTCGCCGCCCGGACAGCTACTACGGCTTGTCCAAGTCCTACGGTGAAGACATGGCCACGTTCTACTTCGACCGGTATGGCATCGAGACCGTCAGCGTGCGCATAGGCTCCTCGTTCCCGGAACCGCACAACCGCCGGATGATGAGCACATGGCTGAGTTTCAGCGACCTGACCCAACTGCTCGAACGCGCGCTGTACACGCCGAATGTCGGCCACACGGTGGTGTACGGCATGTCCGACAACAAGGACATCTGGTGGGACAACCGCTACGCCTCGGCCTTGGGTTATGTCGCACAGGACAGCTCTGAAGTGTTCCGCGAAAAAATCGAAGCCCAGCCGTTTCCGGCGGCGGATGATCCGGCGCGGATCTATCAGGGCGGCGCCTTTTGCACAGCCGGGCCGTTCGGCGACTAA
- a CDS encoding NCS1 family nucleobase:cation symporter-1, which yields MQQIRSQVTERDGLFELEAGSDVLDSPRYNHDIAPTKVRERTWNKWHITALWVGMAICVPTYTLGGVLTAYFGLSVGEALLAILFANIIVLIPLTLNAFPGTKYGIPFPVLLRSSFGVLGSNIPCLIRALVACGWFGIQTMFGGLAIHLFLGSVFDGWKSLGGTGEVIGFMVFWALNLWVVIRGAESIKWLETLSAPLLVAVGVGLLVWAMPNVSMTELLAIPAKRPEGAGVASYFAAGLTAMVGFWATLSLNIPDFSRYAKSQKDQIVGQIIGLPLTMFLFASLGVVMTAASVKLVGVTVSDPVTLIGHIQSPFWVAIAMALIIIATLSTNTAANIVSPTNDFQNIAPKAINRTKAVILTGLVGLGLMAHELLKKLGLIVSDVSLETVYSNWLLGYSSLLGPIAGIMVVDYFLIKKQQLDLAGLYRDDVYPAWNWSGFLAFGVPVVLTLLSLGSDAFSWFYSYGWFTGSALGGVIYYGLNVMRPSPSVAKSAV from the coding sequence ATGCAACAGATCAGATCGCAAGTGACCGAGCGCGACGGCTTGTTTGAGCTGGAAGCCGGTAGCGATGTCCTCGACAGTCCCCGATACAACCACGACATCGCACCGACCAAGGTGCGTGAACGAACCTGGAACAAATGGCACATCACCGCGCTGTGGGTCGGTATGGCGATTTGCGTGCCGACCTACACCCTCGGTGGCGTACTGACGGCCTACTTCGGTTTGAGCGTCGGCGAAGCACTGCTGGCGATTCTGTTTGCCAACATTATCGTGTTGATTCCGCTGACGCTGAACGCGTTCCCCGGCACCAAGTACGGGATTCCGTTTCCGGTGCTGCTGCGTTCGTCCTTCGGCGTCCTTGGTTCCAATATTCCGTGTCTGATCCGCGCCCTGGTGGCGTGCGGCTGGTTCGGCATACAAACCATGTTCGGCGGCCTGGCGATCCACCTGTTTCTGGGCTCGGTGTTCGATGGCTGGAAATCCCTGGGCGGCACCGGCGAGGTGATCGGCTTCATGGTGTTCTGGGCGTTGAACCTGTGGGTGGTGATACGCGGCGCCGAGTCGATCAAATGGCTGGAAACCCTGTCGGCGCCGCTGTTGGTCGCAGTCGGCGTGGGCCTGCTGGTGTGGGCGATGCCGAATGTGTCGATGACCGAACTGCTGGCGATTCCGGCCAAGCGTCCCGAAGGTGCTGGAGTGGCCAGTTACTTCGCCGCCGGATTGACGGCGATGGTGGGGTTCTGGGCCACGTTGTCGCTGAACATCCCCGACTTCAGTCGCTACGCGAAAAGCCAGAAGGATCAGATTGTCGGGCAGATCATCGGCCTGCCGCTGACCATGTTCCTGTTTGCTTCCCTCGGTGTGGTGATGACCGCCGCCTCGGTCAAACTGGTTGGGGTAACGGTGTCCGATCCGGTGACCCTGATCGGTCATATCCAGAGTCCGTTCTGGGTGGCGATTGCCATGGCGCTGATCATCATCGCCACGCTGTCGACCAACACGGCGGCCAATATCGTATCGCCAACCAACGACTTCCAGAACATCGCACCCAAGGCGATCAACCGTACCAAAGCGGTCATTCTTACCGGGCTGGTGGGGCTGGGATTGATGGCCCACGAACTGCTGAAAAAGCTTGGTTTGATCGTTTCCGACGTCAGCCTCGAAACGGTCTATTCCAATTGGTTGCTCGGTTACTCCAGCCTGCTCGGGCCGATCGCCGGGATCATGGTGGTGGATTACTTCCTGATCAAAAAGCAGCAGCTTGACCTCGCGGGCCTGTACCGCGACGACGTGTACCCGGCGTGGAACTGGAGTGGTTTCCTCGCGTTTGGTGTGCCGGTGGTGCTGACGTTGCTGTCGTTGGGCAGCGACGCGTTCAGCTGGTTTTACAGCTATGGCTGGTTCACCGGTTCGGCGTTGGGTGGGGTGATTTATTACGGGTTGAATGTGATGCGGCCCAGCCCGTCTGTTGCTAAATCGGCGGTGTAA
- the hydA gene encoding dihydropyrimidinase, with amino-acid sequence MSLLIRGATVITHDESYRADVYCAEGVIKAIGETLDIPAGAEVLDGSGQYLMPGGIDPHTHMQLPFMGTVASEDFFSGTAAGLAGGTTSIIDFVIPNPQQSLMEAFHQWRGWAEKSASDYGFHVAITWWSEQVREEMAELVSQHGVNSFKHFMAYKNAIMAADDTLVASFERCLELGAVPTVHAENGELVYHLQRKLMAQGMTGPEAHPLSRPSQVEGEAASRAIRIAETLGTPLYLVHVSTKEALDEITYARAKGQPVYGEVLAGHLLLDDSVYQHPDWQTAAGYVMSPPFRPRGHQEALWHGLQAGNLHTTATDHCCFCAEQKAAGKDDFSKIPNGTAGIEDRMAVLWDEGVNTGRFSMQQFVALTSTNTAKIFNLYPRKGAIRVGADADLVLWDPQGTRTISAKTHHQQVDFNIFEGKTVRGVPSHTISQGKVVWADGDLRAERGAGRYIERPAYPAVFDLLSKRAELNQPVAVKR; translated from the coding sequence ATGTCTCTGTTGATCCGTGGCGCTACCGTTATTACCCATGATGAAAGTTATCGCGCCGATGTGTATTGCGCAGAGGGCGTGATCAAGGCTATCGGCGAAACCCTGGACATACCCGCAGGTGCCGAAGTACTCGACGGCAGCGGCCAGTATCTGATGCCCGGCGGCATCGACCCGCACACGCATATGCAACTGCCCTTCATGGGCACCGTGGCCAGTGAAGACTTCTTCAGTGGCACAGCGGCAGGACTGGCCGGTGGCACCACGTCGATCATCGATTTTGTGATTCCCAACCCGCAGCAGTCTTTGATGGAGGCGTTCCATCAGTGGCGTGGCTGGGCCGAGAAGTCGGCGTCCGACTACGGTTTTCATGTGGCGATCACCTGGTGGAGCGAGCAGGTCCGCGAAGAGATGGCCGAGCTCGTCAGCCAACACGGGGTCAACAGCTTCAAGCATTTCATGGCCTACAAAAACGCGATCATGGCCGCCGATGACACGCTGGTGGCGAGCTTCGAGCGCTGCCTTGAACTGGGGGCCGTCCCCACCGTCCACGCTGAAAACGGCGAGTTGGTCTACCACCTGCAACGCAAACTGATGGCCCAGGGCATGACCGGGCCGGAAGCGCATCCACTGTCGCGCCCATCCCAGGTTGAAGGTGAAGCGGCGAGTCGGGCGATCCGTATTGCCGAAACCCTCGGCACGCCGCTGTACCTGGTGCACGTTTCGACCAAGGAAGCCCTCGACGAAATCACTTATGCCCGGGCCAAGGGGCAACCGGTCTACGGCGAAGTGCTGGCCGGACACTTGCTGTTGGACGATAGCGTCTACCAGCATCCGGACTGGCAGACCGCCGCCGGTTACGTGATGAGCCCGCCGTTCCGTCCCCGTGGTCATCAGGAGGCACTCTGGCATGGTCTGCAAGCGGGCAATCTGCACACCACCGCCACCGATCACTGCTGTTTCTGTGCTGAGCAGAAAGCGGCCGGTAAGGACGATTTCAGCAAAATCCCCAACGGCACCGCCGGTATCGAAGACCGCATGGCCGTGCTTTGGGACGAAGGCGTCAACACCGGGCGCTTTTCGATGCAGCAATTCGTGGCGCTGACGTCGACCAATACCGCGAAGATCTTCAACCTTTACCCGCGCAAAGGTGCGATCCGTGTCGGTGCCGACGCCGATCTCGTCCTGTGGGACCCGCAGGGCACGCGAACCATTTCCGCCAAGACTCATCACCAGCAGGTCGACTTCAACATCTTCGAAGGCAAGACCGTGCGCGGTGTTCCGAGCCATACCATCAGTCAGGGCAAGGTTGTCTGGGCCGATGGCGATCTGCGGGCCGAGCGCGGTGCCGGGCGGTACATAGAACGGCCGGCGTATCCGGCGGTGTTCGATTTGCTGAGCAAGCGGGCCGAGTTGAATCAGCCGGTTGCCGTGAAACGCTGA
- the preA gene encoding NAD-dependent dihydropyrimidine dehydrogenase subunit PreA codes for MADLSIVFAGIKSPNPFWLASAPPTDKAYNVVRAFEAGWGGVVWKTLGEDPAAVNVSSRYSAHFGPNREVLGFNNIELITDRSLEINLREITQVKKDWPDRALIVSLMVPCVEESWKNILPLVEATGADGIELNFGCPHGMPERGMGAAVGQVPEYVEQVTRWCKTYCSLPVIVKLTPNITDIRVAARAAHRGGADAVSLINTINSITSVNLERMVANPMVGSQSTHGGYCGSAVKPIALNMVAEIARDPQTQGLPISGIGGIGNWRDAAEFIALGCGSVQVCTAAMLHGFRIVEEMKDGLSRWMDSQGYASISEFSGRAVGNTTDWKYLDINYQVIAKIDQEACIGCGRCHIACEDTSHQAVASLKKPDGTHRYEVIEEECVGCNLCQITCPVQDCIEMVPMENGKPFLDWNHDPRNPYHVVV; via the coding sequence ATGGCCGATCTGTCGATTGTCTTCGCTGGCATCAAATCCCCGAATCCGTTCTGGCTGGCCTCCGCGCCGCCGACCGACAAAGCCTACAACGTGGTCCGCGCCTTCGAGGCCGGATGGGGCGGCGTGGTCTGGAAAACCCTGGGTGAAGACCCGGCGGCGGTGAACGTGTCGTCGCGCTACTCGGCTCATTTCGGACCTAACCGGGAAGTGCTCGGTTTCAACAATATCGAACTGATCACCGACCGCTCGCTGGAAATCAACCTGCGGGAAATCACCCAGGTGAAAAAAGACTGGCCGGACCGTGCGCTGATTGTTTCGTTGATGGTGCCGTGTGTCGAAGAGTCCTGGAAAAACATCCTGCCGCTGGTGGAAGCCACCGGTGCCGACGGGATCGAGCTGAACTTCGGTTGCCCCCACGGCATGCCGGAACGTGGCATGGGCGCGGCAGTCGGTCAGGTGCCGGAGTATGTTGAGCAGGTCACCCGCTGGTGCAAGACGTATTGCTCGCTGCCGGTGATCGTCAAACTCACACCGAACATCACCGACATCCGCGTCGCCGCCCGGGCGGCCCATCGCGGTGGCGCCGATGCGGTGTCGCTGATCAACACCATCAACTCGATCACCAGCGTCAACCTGGAACGCATGGTCGCCAACCCCATGGTCGGCAGCCAAAGCACCCACGGCGGTTATTGCGGCTCAGCGGTCAAACCGATTGCCTTGAACATGGTCGCCGAAATCGCCCGCGACCCGCAGACACAAGGCCTGCCGATCAGCGGGATTGGCGGCATCGGCAACTGGCGCGATGCCGCGGAATTCATCGCGCTGGGCTGCGGTTCGGTACAGGTGTGCACGGCAGCAATGCTGCATGGTTTCCGGATTGTCGAGGAGATGAAGGACGGGCTTTCGCGCTGGATGGACAGCCAGGGCTACGCCAGCATCTCGGAATTTTCCGGGCGAGCGGTGGGCAATACCACGGACTGGAAGTACCTGGACATCAACTATCAGGTGATCGCGAAAATCGATCAGGAGGCGTGCATTGGTTGTGGCCGTTGCCATATCGCCTGTGAGGACACCTCGCACCAGGCCGTGGCCAGCCTGAAAAAACCGGATGGAACCCACCGCTATGAAGTGATCGAAGAGGAATGCGTGGGCTGCAACCTGTGCCAGATCACCTGCCCGGTGCAGGACTGTATCGAGATGGTGCCGATGGAGAATGGCAAGCCTTTTCTGGACTGGAATCATGATCCGAGGAATCCGTATCACGTTGTCGTCTGA
- a CDS encoding OprD family porin translates to MSQLVRNSSARTPRPTFARLQTLSLIGCGSLALALPLTCHAEGFTDDAKAALNLRNAYFNRNYTNPAYPQGKAEEWTQSFILDAKSGFTQGPVGFGADVLGLVSVKLDGGKGTGGTQLLPIHDDGRPADSFGRLGVALKGKISKTELKVGEWMPVLPILRSDDGRSLPQTFQGGQLTSTEISGLTLYGGQFRQNSPRNDASMEDMFMNGKSAAFSSDRFNFGGGEYAFNEKRTQVGVWYAELSDIYQQQYFNLSHSQPIGDWTLGANLGYFIGKEDGSALAGDLDNKTAFALLSAKYGGNTFYVGLQKLSGDDVWMRVNGTSGGTLANDSYNSSYDNAREKSWQVRHDYNFAALGVPGLTLMNRYISGDNVHTGTITDGTEWGRESELAYTVQSGPLKSLNVKWRNASIRKSFSTNEFDENRVFISYPISLL, encoded by the coding sequence GTGAGCCAACTCGTCCGCAATTCGTCCGCCCGTACCCCACGCCCAACCTTCGCCCGTTTGCAGACGCTAAGCCTGATCGGTTGCGGCAGTCTGGCCCTCGCCCTGCCCTTGACCTGCCACGCCGAAGGTTTCACCGATGACGCCAAAGCCGCGCTGAACCTGCGCAACGCCTACTTCAACCGCAACTACACCAACCCGGCCTACCCCCAGGGCAAGGCCGAAGAGTGGACCCAGAGCTTCATCCTCGACGCCAAGTCCGGTTTCACCCAAGGCCCAGTCGGCTTTGGTGCCGATGTGCTGGGGCTGGTCTCGGTCAAGCTCGATGGCGGCAAAGGCACCGGCGGCACGCAGCTGTTGCCGATTCATGATGATGGCCGCCCTGCCGACAGCTTCGGCCGCCTCGGTGTGGCGCTGAAAGGCAAAATCTCCAAGACCGAATTGAAGGTCGGCGAGTGGATGCCGGTGCTGCCGATCCTGCGTTCCGACGACGGCCGTTCGCTGCCGCAAACCTTCCAGGGCGGCCAGTTGACCTCCACCGAGATCAGCGGCCTGACCCTCTACGGCGGCCAGTTCCGCCAGAACAGCCCGCGCAACGATGCGAGCATGGAAGACATGTTCATGAACGGCAAATCGGCGGCCTTCAGCTCGGACCGTTTCAACTTCGGTGGCGGTGAATACGCCTTCAACGAAAAGCGCACTCAGGTTGGCGTCTGGTACGCGGAACTCAGCGACATCTACCAGCAGCAGTATTTCAACCTGAGCCACAGCCAGCCCATCGGCGACTGGACCCTGGGCGCCAACCTCGGTTACTTCATCGGCAAGGAAGACGGCAGTGCCCTGGCCGGCGACCTCGACAACAAGACCGCGTTCGCGCTGCTCTCGGCCAAGTACGGCGGCAACACTTTCTATGTCGGCCTGCAGAAACTCAGCGGCGACGATGTGTGGATGCGCGTCAATGGCACCAGCGGCGGCACCCTGGCCAACGACAGCTACAACTCCAGCTACGACAACGCCCGGGAAAAATCCTGGCAAGTGCGCCACGACTACAACTTCGCCGCCCTCGGTGTGCCTGGCCTGACCCTGATGAACCGCTACATCAGCGGTGACAACGTGCACACCGGGACCATCACCGACGGCACGGAATGGGGCCGTGAATCGGAACTGGCCTACACGGTGCAGAGCGGTCCGCTCAAAAGCCTCAACGTCAAATGGCGCAACGCGAGCATCCGCAAGAGCTTCAGCACGAACGAGTTCGATGAAAACCGGGTGTTTATCAGCTACCCGATCAGCCTGCTGTAA
- a CDS encoding NAD(P)-dependent oxidoreductase, whose amino-acid sequence MIKTLTHLPHPYENAAALAGHFTDLAPPLNDRQAHLEASRCLYCYDAPCVNACPSEIDIPSFIRNIHQDNVQGAAQTILSANILGGSCARVCPTEILCQQACVRNNAHECAPVLIGLLQRYAVDNAHFSEHPFARAAATGKRIAVVGAGPAGLSCAHRSAMHGHDVVIFEAREKAGGLNEYGIAKYKLVDDYAQKELDFLLEIGGIEIRHGQKLGKNLTLSDLHQQFDAVFLGLGLNASKQLGLDHEDAPGLLAATDYIRELRQADDLTQLPLADHCIVLGAGNTAIDMAVQMARLGARDVNLVYRRGVEDMGATHHEQDIAKANQVRLLTWAQPEEVLLDTNGRVRGMRFARTHLVDGRLQTTGESFELAADAIFKAIGQAFDSSALADPLARELKRQGERIEVDENLRTSIAGVYAGGDCTSLDQDLTVQAVQHGKRAAEAINAQLMLNVEAA is encoded by the coding sequence GTGATCAAGACCCTGACTCACCTCCCGCATCCTTACGAGAATGCGGCCGCCCTCGCCGGCCATTTCACCGATCTGGCGCCACCGCTCAACGACCGCCAGGCGCACCTTGAGGCCTCGCGCTGCCTGTACTGCTACGACGCACCCTGCGTGAATGCGTGCCCGAGCGAGATCGATATTCCCTCGTTCATCCGTAACATCCATCAGGACAACGTACAGGGGGCGGCGCAGACAATCCTCTCGGCCAACATCCTCGGTGGCAGTTGCGCCCGGGTCTGTCCGACGGAGATCCTTTGTCAGCAGGCCTGCGTGCGCAATAACGCCCACGAATGCGCGCCGGTGTTGATCGGCCTGTTACAGCGCTATGCCGTGGACAATGCGCATTTCAGCGAGCACCCGTTTGCACGTGCGGCTGCGACAGGAAAACGCATCGCCGTCGTCGGTGCCGGCCCGGCCGGATTGTCCTGCGCCCACCGCAGCGCCATGCATGGGCATGACGTGGTGATTTTCGAGGCGCGGGAAAAAGCTGGCGGCCTCAACGAGTACGGGATTGCCAAATACAAACTGGTGGACGATTACGCCCAGAAGGAACTCGACTTCCTGTTGGAAATTGGCGGTATCGAAATCCGTCATGGGCAAAAGCTCGGGAAAAACCTGACCCTCAGCGATTTGCATCAACAATTCGACGCGGTGTTCCTCGGGCTCGGGCTCAACGCCAGCAAACAACTGGGACTGGACCACGAAGACGCCCCCGGGTTGCTCGCTGCCACCGATTACATCCGCGAACTGCGCCAGGCCGATGACCTGACGCAACTGCCACTGGCCGATCACTGCATCGTCCTCGGCGCGGGCAACACCGCCATCGACATGGCCGTGCAAATGGCCCGCCTCGGTGCGCGCGACGTCAACCTGGTGTACCGCCGGGGCGTCGAGGACATGGGCGCGACTCATCATGAACAGGACATCGCCAAGGCCAATCAGGTGCGCCTGTTGACCTGGGCCCAACCCGAAGAAGTCCTGCTCGACACCAACGGGCGGGTTCGCGGCATGCGCTTTGCGCGCACACATTTGGTTGACGGTCGTCTGCAAACCACTGGCGAGTCCTTCGAGCTGGCGGCGGACGCGATCTTCAAAGCCATCGGCCAGGCCTTCGACAGCAGCGCCCTCGCCGACCCGCTGGCCCGGGAACTCAAGCGCCAGGGCGAACGAATCGAGGTCGACGAGAACCTGCGCACCAGCATTGCCGGCGTGTATGCCGGCGGCGACTGCACCAGCCTCGATCAAGACCTGACCGTGCAGGCGGTACAGCACGGCAAACGCGCCGCCGAGGCGATCAATGCTCAACTGATGCTCAACGTGGAGGCTGCGTAA
- a CDS encoding SMP-30/gluconolactonase/LRE family protein has protein sequence MQAELIVDARNAVGESPVWVPEENALYWVDIPAGTLQRWSADSGQVDAWKAPQMLACITRHRDGGWVAGMETGFFHLHPRDDGNLDIQLLAHVDHARPDMRLNDGRCDRQGRFWAGSMVLNMGDNAADGTLYRYSAGQRGPVDAQLSGFIVPNGLGFSPDGRTMYLSDSHPQVQQIWAFDYDIDSATPSNRRVFVDMNQFCGRPDGAAVDADGCYWICANDAGLIHRFTPDGQLDRSLAVPVKKPTMCAFGGPRLDTLFVTSIRPGDDHDPQSLAGGVFAIDPGVKGLPEPRFND, from the coding sequence ATGCAAGCCGAACTGATCGTCGATGCCCGCAACGCAGTAGGTGAAAGCCCGGTCTGGGTGCCTGAAGAAAACGCTCTGTACTGGGTCGATATCCCGGCGGGCACCTTGCAACGCTGGAGCGCCGACAGCGGGCAGGTCGATGCCTGGAAAGCCCCGCAAATGCTCGCCTGTATCACTCGGCATCGCGACGGCGGCTGGGTCGCCGGCATGGAGACCGGTTTTTTTCATCTGCACCCGCGTGACGACGGCAACCTCGACATTCAGCTGTTGGCTCACGTCGACCACGCCCGACCCGACATGCGTCTGAACGACGGCCGATGCGATCGTCAGGGGCGTTTCTGGGCCGGCAGCATGGTGTTGAACATGGGCGACAACGCGGCCGACGGTACCCTCTACCGCTACAGCGCCGGGCAACGCGGCCCGGTCGACGCACAGTTGAGCGGGTTCATCGTGCCCAACGGTTTGGGTTTCAGCCCGGACGGTCGCACGATGTACCTCTCCGACTCCCATCCGCAAGTCCAGCAGATCTGGGCCTTCGATTACGACATCGACAGCGCCACGCCCTCCAATCGCCGCGTGTTCGTGGACATGAATCAATTCTGTGGACGCCCCGACGGCGCGGCTGTCGATGCCGATGGCTGCTACTGGATTTGCGCCAACGACGCAGGACTGATTCATCGCTTCACACCCGACGGCCAACTGGATCGCTCCCTCGCCGTTCCGGTGAAAAAACCCACCATGTGCGCCTTCGGCGGCCCTCGACTGGACACGCTATTCGTGACCTCGATTCGCCCCGGTGACGACCATGATCCGCAGTCACTGGCCGGAGGCGTGTTCGCCATCGACCCCGGCGTCAAAGGTTTACCCGAACCCCGTTTCAACGATTGA
- a CDS encoding TetR/AcrR family transcriptional regulator, producing MGNHKIEIRRSNVEKILLGAEKVFAEKGFGSTAMADIAAEVQLPRSNLHYYFSTKTELYSAVLFDLLEVWKQDAMCFEMFDDPRVVLSSYIRAKMNHSRSRPYGSKVWANEIIHGAPTLGEALDASLYDWAKMKEAKIRQWVDDKRILPVEPSSLLYMIWASTQHYADFDHQVNILNDHQPLSDRQFEKAVQTVTSVILRGIGLEP from the coding sequence ATGGGCAATCACAAGATCGAGATTCGTCGCAGTAACGTCGAGAAAATCCTGCTGGGGGCAGAAAAAGTCTTCGCTGAAAAAGGCTTCGGCAGTACCGCCATGGCCGACATCGCGGCCGAAGTGCAACTGCCGCGCTCCAACCTGCATTACTACTTCAGCACCAAGACCGAACTGTACAGCGCCGTGCTGTTCGATTTGCTGGAGGTGTGGAAACAGGACGCGATGTGCTTCGAGATGTTCGACGATCCGCGGGTGGTGCTCAGCAGCTATATCCGCGCCAAGATGAACCACTCGCGCAGCCGGCCCTATGGGTCGAAAGTCTGGGCCAACGAAATCATTCACGGCGCGCCGACCCTGGGCGAAGCACTGGACGCCAGCCTGTACGACTGGGCCAAGATGAAAGAAGCGAAGATACGCCAGTGGGTGGACGACAAGCGCATCCTGCCGGTTGAGCCATCAAGCCTGCTGTACATGATCTGGGCTTCGACACAGCACTACGCCGATTTTGATCATCAGGTGAATATTCTCAATGATCATCAGCCGCTGTCGGACAGGCAGTTCGAGAAAGCGGTGCAGACGGTGACGAGTGTGATTTTGCGGGGGATCGGGCTGGAACCTTGA